The Flavobacteriales bacterium DNA segment AAATGAGTTGTAATCGTTATTAATGGTGAATTGCGGGTCCTGTTGAGAGTAACATAACACGGGGAAGAATAACAATAGAATCAATCTTTTCATCCTGCACAATTTGGATTGTAAATTACTATTTATTGTTAGAGAAGTGGGGTTTCAGGTGATCTGCAACGTAAATAGATTACGTTCAGCCGTCTTAGACTTGCAATCAAAGTGGAAAACTTGGTAGCGAAACACTCGGAAACCGAACTTAAACATCGTTACTTTGTTTGCCTTCGAGATAAAAACCTAAAAGGAAAACGCAATGAGCATAGTGACATTGAAAGCAGGGGATAAGGCACCGGATTTTACTGGAAAAGATCAGGACGGGAACAGCGTTTCGCTATCCGATTTCAAAGGAAAGCGTGTGGTGATTTATTTCTACCCGAAGGATATGACCCCAGGTTGTACGGCACAGGCCTGCAATCTGGGCGAGAATTACAGCGAACTTCAAAAGCGCGGTTTTGTGGTCATCGGAGTTTCGGCCGATGATGAGAAACGCCACCAGAAGTTCATTGAGAAGTACAGTCTGCCGTTTACGCTATTGGCAGATACCGACCTGAAGATCATCAAAGCCTATGGCGTTTGGGGATTGAAGAAATTCATGGGCAAAGAATATGATGGCATTCACAGAACCACCTTCGTTATTGGCACGGACGGGAAATTGGAAGCAGTCATCACCAAAGTGAACACAAAAGACCATACAGCTCAGATATTGGAAGAACTGGGCGAGAAATAAACCTAACTACAGAAAAGACGATCATGGCAAAAGACGAAAAAGCAGAGAAACTGAAGGCCCTCCAAATGGCCATGGATAAACTGGAGAAGGCCCACGGAAAAGGCGCCATCATGCGCATGGGCGATTCGGCCGTGGAAGATGTGGAAGTAATCCCATCGGGTTCCATCGGATTGGACATTGCGCTCGGAATCGGTGGCTATCCGAAAGGGCGTATCATCGAGATCTACGGGCCTGAATCATCAGGTAAGACCACGTTGGCCATTCACGCCATTGCGGAAGCGCAGAAGAAAGGCGGCATTGCAGCGATGATCGATGCGGAGCACGCTTTCGACCGCTTTTACGCACAGAGTTTGGGCGTTGACATTGATAATCTGCTCATTTCGCAGCCAGATAATGGCGAGCAGGCCTTGGAAATTGCGGAGAACCTTATCCGTTCTGGAGCCATCGACATTATCGTTATCGACTCTGTTGCGGCACTCACTCCGCGAAGCGAGATAGAAGGAGAAATGGGAGACAGCAAGGTCGGTCTGCAGGCACGTTTGATGTCGCAGGCGCTGCGTAAGCTCACAGGAACCATCAGCAAGACAGGCGCTGTTTGCATCTTCATCAACCAGTTGCGTGAGAAGATCGGGGTGATGTTTGGAAATCCTGAGACAACAACAGGTGGTAACGCATTGAAGTTCTATTCATCTGTTCGTCTGGACATCCGTAGAGCAGGGCAGATAAAGAGCGGAGAAGACACCACGGGAAACCGCGTTCGCGTGAAGGTGGTGAAGAACAAGGTCGCACCTCCGTTCCGCAAGGCCGAATTCGACATCATGTATGGCGAAGGCATCTCCAAAGTGGGTGAGATCATCGACCTTGGTGTGGACCATGGCATTGTGAAGAAGAGCGGTTCGTGGTTCAGTTATAGCGAAACCCGCTTGGGACAAGGACGTGATGCGGTGAAAGAACTGCTGCTCGACAATCCAGAGCTGATGGAGGAGCTGGAAGGAAAGATCAAGGATTCGATAACTGGAAAAGTGCCTGTGGCGGAATGAGGCGAGCCCTTTTAGTTGTAAGTATTGCGTTGCTTGGTTTCGGTTGCGACACGTCTACCAAAGAAGCGAATCAGGAATCGGTTGAAGAGGTAAGCGCTGTATTGCCAGGCGAGGCCAAACTCGACAGTTTGACCAAGCTTATTGAGGCAAACCCGAACGACCCGAAGCTGCTGAACGAACGTTCCAAGGTTTTTCTGGAGGTGAACGAGACCAATTATGCCTTGGCTGATGTGGGACGTGCGTTGATGATGGATAGCACTATTGCCGATTTCTACCTCACCATTTCCGATGTCTACTTTCGGCTGAACAAGCCGCAATTGTGTTTGAGTGCGCTACAGAAAGCACATGCGTTGCAGCCTGATATGCTCGAACCGTTGTACCGCTTGGCGCAGTTCAGTCTCTACATTGATAAGTTTCAGGAGTGCATCAACTATGCGAATGACATGCTGCGCATCAATGCGCGGGATGACCGTCCGTTCATGGTAAAATCATTGTGCTACAGCGAGTTGGGCGATACCACCAAGGCCATTGAGAACATGCTGGAGGCCGTGACACTCAATCCAGACAATTTTGATGGCTACATGCAGCTTGGTGTGCTTCATTACCACAAAAAAGATCCGCGTGCCGAAGATTATTTCAGGGCGGCATTGGACATACGCCCAGATGATATTCTGACGCTGTACGACCTGGGGCTTTTCTATCAGGACAACGACAGGTTGAATGATGCGCTGCGCACCTATACGCATATCTTGGAATTGGACAGCACCTACACCAACGCCTACTACAACATGGGCTACATTCATTATCAGTATCTGAAGGAATACGATAAAGCGTTGGAGAATTTTGACAAGGCCGTCAAGCTCAATCCGAAGTATCATCAGGCTGTTTACATGCGCGGTCTGTGCTACGAGGCCAAAGGCGATGTGCAGCGGGCGAAATCTGAGTATTCGTATGCCATTCAGTTGAATCCAGACTACAAATTGGCAGCAGATGGTCTTACGAGATTGTTAAGTAAGACACCCAAATAGTTGATGGCATACTTCTTGCCTTGCAAGCAGCCGTTCAATTTCTAACTTTATCGCTCCTTAAAAACTACCGACCTATGAAACGCAATTTTTTCGCAACCATTCTGATGTTGGCATTGCTACCTGGTTACACCATGGCTCAAGATGCCTTGTGTGACAATCTGAAAAAGGTGGTGGATGCTGGTCAGGATTACTTCAAAGACATTCGAGGTGAAGAAACCTCGCTGGAGATACGTGGAGTTCCCAAGCCATACAACAAATCGACCGTTACATTGAAGGACGGTGTGGAAATGTTGATCACAGCGGATGAAATGTACCCTGAAGCAGTTACTTATTTGGATGAGACACGATTCTATTCTCAGGAGTTGGAGTCAAGCTACCAGAAGTTGAAAGAAACGTTGACCTCTTGCTTGGGTGACAACTGGGTAACGCAGGAGAAGGACAAGACCAACGACATTTTCTTGGAGGATACCGATTTCAAGAAATTCATCATGCGAGAGAACAAGCAAGGTAAGAAAGTGAAGATCGAGCTTTATATGTACAACCAGCGCGAGTTGAACACATGGGTGGTTGAATTGAAAGTATTCGGTATCGGTCGTAAGATCTGACGATACAGGCTAAGATTTCGAAAGCCCTCTTGCTGAAAAGTGAGAGGGCTTTTTGTTTCAGAACTCCACGGCTTGAAAACGGGGGTGTCCGAAATGCCGGTTCTGTGAATGAATCCAGTTATTCTTATTAAAAAGAAGGAGATGTGGAAAATGGTTGAAACCATTCCTGAACAAGTTTATTCCACCATAGCCCACGATTTAAATCGTGGGCTATGATGGACGCAGGGCACCAACCGTTTTAACGGTTTTGTAGGCAGGTCTACCATTGGCAAGTGTGATTCCGGTTGTTTTCGGACACCCCAATTTTCAAAACCTTCAAGGTCTCATAAACCCCGCAAGAAGCTCTAAAAACTCTTTGTAGACATGCGGATTGGTGGCAATGATCTCTTTGGTGAAAATGGCATCATCTCCGCCTGAGAAATCGCTGACCGTTCCGCCAGCTTCGCGAACAAGCAGAATTCCAGCCGCTACATCCCACGGACTGAGACTGTATTCGTAGAACCCATCAAAACGACCAGCGGCAACGTACGCAAGGTCGGTGGCCGCAGAACCTGGCCGCCTGATGCCATGCGAATGTTTCATCAGGTGTTTGAAGAGATTGAGGTATTGGTCGAGCAGATGATAGTCGTAATACGGAAACCCTGTTCCGAACAGCGAATCTTCAACCGTTTTGGCTTCCGAAACATGAATGCGGTTTCCATTGAGATAGGCACCACCATTCTTCCAGCCGAAGAACATCTCGTCCTGATTCATCTCATACACCACCCCCAGCAGCGGTTCTTTCTCGGAAACGAGCGCTATGCTCACAGCAAATAAAGGCATGCCGTGGATGAAATTGGTGGTGCCATCCAGCGGGTCGATCACCCACTTCAGCGGATTTTCGTCTCTGTGTTCAGTGCCTTCTTCCGTGATAAATCCTGCTTCGGGAAGAATGTCCTTTAAGCGGCCTACGATCAGCTTCTCCGATTCCTTGTCCACATACGAAACGAAATCGTTATGACCCTTGGCCTCCACTTTTTTGGTAGAGAACACCTTGCGCTCTGTAAGGATGAAAACACCTGCATCCCAGGCCACATTGCGGACCTTCTCGGTCAGGTCTTTCAGTTGTTGGTTGCTGAACGCCATCAGTATTTCACCAGTTTGTTGCCCACTTTGGGGATGATGATGATGCCGATGAGCCCCAGCAGGATCATGACGGAAGAGATGATCTCCGCCTGCGTGATACCATGACCAAGGATATGATATTCGTTATTGATGCGTATCTGTTCAATGAGCAAACGCTCTATGCCTGAAAGCAGTAGATACCACACCGCCAGTTGTCCTGGAACTTTCCAGCGCTTGCGCATAAACCATAGGAAACTGAAAATGAGCAACGCCATCATGGTCTCGTAGAGTGGGGTGGGATAGGCATAGCCTGTAAGGCTTGTGTAACCCATCTGCGCAAAATCTGTCTTCAGGTCGATGCCGAGCACGTTATTCGGGTAATTGTAAGCCCAGAGCCAGTCGGGAAGCCAGCTCATCCAATCGGGTTTGGGCGCATCGTTCGGTATTCCCCAGTCGCCATCGCCCGCCAATTGGCAACCAAGCCGTCCGATACCGTAGGCGAGCATCAGCCCTGGTAGCGTGGCATCTGTGAGGTGGATGATCGGGATGTTGTTCTTTTTGGCGTAATACCAGATAGCGGCCGTGGCACAGATGAATCCACCCAAAAATGAGAGCCCGCTGAATGACACCAGCGCGTTCATAGGGTCAGCCATCAGGTCATCCCAGTTTTCGAGATTGTGGAAGACCTTGGCACCCAGAATCCCGAACACCGCAGCCAGTATCGTGATCGTGCTCACATGGTCTTTCGGGTGTACTGTCATTTCCACCTGCTGAGGTTCGGGAAGTGTGATTTTGCTGTCGTCATACAGGCGCACGCCCACCGACACAGCGGCACCGATAATGCCACCAAGCAGGCTTCCCTCATACGAAAGGATAAACGCCTGTGGATTGCCTATCACCGTCTGGAAGTCAAGAACGATTCCCAATAGTTTGTAGCCAATGAGAAAGCCAATGATGCCCGAAACCACCTTTTCGCTCAATGTCGATCTCTTGCCCACCCACGTCAAACGTTTGATGGAGGGGATGAGTCCTTCGCGCTCCTTTCTGCGCAGTTCGGCCGCCAAGTTCATGCTGGCCGCCATAAAGGCAATGGCCACCATCATTCCGAAACTCTGCACCAGTTTGAACGGTGGGATGGGAATTCCTGTCAGGTCCAGAACAAGATCGTATAGCGTTGGGTACATGCGTTCCTTTCGGTTTGAGGGTGCAAAGATGCACTTATTGATGGGAGTGAAGTTTGACGCAGGTTACACTTGCGTTATCACCGCCATCGATCTTCGACTGAATCCTGTTAAACCCTTACTTTCGTGACCGATGAAAAGACTATCCCTACTTCTCGGTTTCGGTTTCTTGTTTCTAACGGCAGTTGCACAGGAAAATGAGGTGCTCCTACTTCAGCTGAAAGCTGGCTATTCGCCTGATGTGGCCTTTCGGACCTTGCAACCCCGTGATAAGAACGATTCTGGCGAAAAGCAGGCAATAGACTATCGGAATAAGGATGAGGTTCCTATTTACGGCAATACCGCCTATGTTTCTGCGTGTTACAACCTCAATCAACACATCGGGGTGGAGGCGGGACTGCAATACGCGCTCAAAGGCTATCAGACCAAGCAACATGAGCTCACGTACGGTCAATTGATAGACCCGCGCTACGGATTCGTGTACAACCCCAATGCAGGCATGGCCGATAAGGTCAGGTTCGCGTATCGGTTCCATTATATTGGCATTCCTATCAAGTTCAATTACACGTTGGGTACGGGCAAAACGCGTTTCTTCGGTAGTGTAGCGGTGGTCACCGAGTTTCTGGTCTCCTCGCAGCAGACAGCGGTTTGGAGCTATTCGGATGGAAGCAAGAAAAGGAATGCAGTCAGTTCTCCTTACGATTTCCGAACGGTGAACTTTTCACCCCAACTGAGTGCGGGAGTTGATTATCGCATCAACAACCGAATGGGTGTCTTGGTGGAGCCTACTTTCCGTTTCGGGGCCATCAATATTGTTGATGCACCCATCCGAGGCTATCTCTGGAGCTTTGGGCTGAATCTCAGCTACTATTTCGGGCTGTAAGCCAATTCCTTAGATGCTGAACTCAGCATCGGTCGTTTGTCCCGAAAAGAGAGCGGTAGGTCGATAAAATTTCATTACTGGTGTGTTGTGGAGGTACTTTCGATAACGCTAACCACTAAACATCAAGGAATGAAGAACGTATTTACACTATTATTCGCTGTATTGGTTTCAACTGTCGCTTTCGGTCAAAAAAACGCCTGCGACAAATCAGGAAAGGTATTGGTTTGCCACATTCCTCCTGGAAATCCTGAGAATGCACACGAGATCTGTATCTCGGAGAACGGAGTGCCTGCACACTTGGCTCACGGATGCTACGTAGGCTATTGCAACCCTGGTGACAACACCAAGTTGGATGGTCAGCATATTGATGAGAACTTCGGAGACTACGTAACTGTATATCCAAACCCGGTGCAGAACGTGATGAGCTTTGAAATGGTGTTTCCTGAAGATACCAAAGCAGAGATCAGCATCTACGATATGCGAGGAACGCTTGTAGCCAAAGTGTTCGATGGAATGGCAGACAGCTCCTTCATCATGAACTGGAACGCAGAGCAGTTGGCCGCAGGCATTTATGTGGTGCGTGTTACCACGCCATCCAAGATGCACGTATTCAAAATGAATAAAAGCTAAGCATGTGGTCTAAATGAAACTTGAAAGCCTCGGGAATACCTGAGGTTTTTTTGTTTGGTGTTTTCAGCGGCACAATGCGTTTTAGATTATTTTACGACTTTCGTTCATTCTTAACCATCATTTGAACATTTAAACACGGACATGAAACATATTACATACTTGACCCTTGGTATGCTTACGGGCTCGCTTTTCATTTTAAACGGCTGTAAAAAAGATTCAAACGACACCTCCTGCGGGGGCGATGGCATTCTCTGCAACGTGGCAGGAGTGGCCGAGCAGAGCGGAGGAGGTGGTAACGGAGGAGATGCACTTCAAGCATTTCTCTACTGGCCCATGGATGTGGCCGAAGACACGGATGGGAATATCATCGTTGTCGATTTTAACAATCATTGCGTGCGTAAGATCGATGAGAACGGGGTGATCAACGTGATCATCGGTTCCGGTGTGCTTGGAGACGACCCGACCGGACAAGCGTTGGACATCAATTTGAATCACCCTACGTGCCTGACCATAGGCCCTGACGGCAACTATTGGCTATCTGCATGGCACAATTGGAAAGTGAAGCATATCGATCACGCTACAGGCGTGGTCACTTCGCCTATTGGCACCAGCCAAGGTTTGCTTGGAGACGGAGGTCCGGCCAATGCGGCAAAATTGGATCTGCCAAGCTGTACCGTATTCGATAGCCAAGGCAATGCTTACGTTACCGATCAGGCCAACCAGCGCATCAGAAAAGTGGATGTGAACAACATCATCACCACATTTGTAGGGGGCGATGAAGGGTTTGCAGATGGTGTTGGAGGTGCTGCTCAGTTCAGCCTTCCACGTGGGTCGAATGCAGGACCAGGAGGAAAGATCGACATCTCTAACGATAAGAGTTCTTGGTTGGTGATGGCCGATACAAAGAACAACCGTGTGCGTAAGATCGACCTTTCAACAGGTGAAGTGACCACCATTGCCGGAACAGGCGACCAAGGTTATTCGGGAGATGGTGGCCCGGCCACATCAGCGCAGCTTTACTGGCCTACAGACGTGGCAGTTGGTCCGAACAACGTCATCTATGTGGCCGACTCGAAGAACAACGTCATCCGTAAGATCGACACGGACGGAACCATCAGCACCGTTGCAGGTTCGGGAGCGTTGGGTCATTCTGACAATGGCACAAAGGCCACTCAGGCCAGCCTCAACAAACCAACAGGTGTGTTCGTATCATCAACAGGGGTGCTTTACATTGCCGATACATATAACCATCAGGTAAAGCGCGTTAGCAATCCATAATGCCCTTCAGCGGCTTCCTGATGAACACTCCACAGGAAAACGGAAATGGTTCTATTGGCCGTTACGTTTTTCTCTGGAGTGTTCTTTTTTTGCTCTGCACAGTATCAGCTTGCAAGAAACCGGATGAAATAGACACCAAGGACTATCCGAAAGATATTGGTGAGATCATGGTGGGGAAATGTGCTGTCTCAGGCTGTCATAATACAAGCAGCAAGGCGGCTGCCAGCAACCTCGACCTCAGCACGTGGGACGCCATGATGCAAGGAAGCCGAAACGGAGCGGTAACGGTTCCGTTCACTTATACACAGAGTTCACTTTTCCTGTTCACCAATACCTATCAGGACCTTGGCGTGGTGGTGCCACCATCCATGCCGTACAATCGCACACCGCTTTCGCGGGATGAGGTGCTGGCCATCCGCTACTGGATAACTGACGGAGCTCCGAACGCCAACGGTACCGTGCGTTTTACCGATGATCCGCATCGCGAGAAATACTACGTGGTAGACCGAGGCTGCGACCTTGTGGCCGTTATGGATATGGAAACCGACCTCATTATGCGGTATGTGAAAACCACATTCAACTTGGATGTGGAATTTGCCGAAGAGGTTCATATTGCTCCCAACGGAGAATTCTGGTATGTGGTGAGCAAGAACGGAGAAGTGATCAGTAAATACAGGACGGACGATGACAGCTACATCGGCACGGTGGTTCTCGACCATGGCAAATGGAGATCGTTCTGCATCTCAGATGATTCGCAAAAGGCATTCATCATCAATTCAGAAGCTGCTGGAACTGCGGTCTGCATCGACCTGAATGCCTTGGATGTCATCCAGTACTACAACGACCTGCCGAATTTTGCTTACCCTTACAGCGCTTGTACGAATGGAAATGAGCTGCTTATCGGCTCTTTGACAGGAAATATGATCTACAAACTGAATGTAAGCGATCCACTTTCACCCGTCCTTTCCTCGGTGGTGTTGCAGGATGGTCAGGCACCCGATACCAGTTCCTCGTTCAATCCACAGCACATCTTCATTCATCCGAACAATGGCAAGTACTACGTGGCATGTACGGGTACCAACGAAGTACGGGTCTATGATTCCCAAACGGATGCCTTCATTACATCCATTGCTGTTGGCATCGGCCCGGAGAATATGACCTGGTCTTCTTCCAAAGACTATCTGTTTGTGGCATCTACAGAAGATACGGAGACTTACTCGGGCAAACGAGGTTCCATTGCAACCATCGATTGTGCCTCCAATTCAGTCATCTCAACACTTTATGCGGGTTCGCAACCGCATGGCATGGCGGTAGATGAAACGCACAACCGACTCATTGTGGCCAACCGCAACTTTTCGCAAGATGGCCCCGCCCCTCACCACGTTACCGAATGCAATGGCCGTAACGGCTACATCACTTACGTGGATCTGAGCACCTTGGAACTTGTGCCTGACAAACGATATGAGGTTTCCGTTGACCCCATTTGTGTTACCATCCGAAATTGACAAACCCTAAATACATCATCATGCATATCAAATACATCGTTCTTATTGCCAGTATTACATCGTTAAGTGCCTGCTCCAAAAAATGCGACAAAAGCTCTCCGGGAACGGGAGGGAAGGTCACGCTTGAAGGTCAGGTAAAGCACCACGATGCGGTCATTCCCAATGCAACCGTTCATATCAAATTCGGAGCAACGGAATTCCCTGGAGCAGATGTTTCGGCTTACGATATGGTTGTTGCATCCGATTCAAGCGCAGCGCACTATACAGTATCGAATCTCGCCCAAGGCGATTATTACCTCTACGGAACGGGTTACGATCCCAATATCCAAGATTCTGTTTTCGGTGGAATAAGTGTTGAAATATGTGAGGATGGCGGCACCGTTCAAAGCAATGTTCCTGTAACCGAGTGATTATTTGAACACGGGAGTTGTTTAGCGATAGACTTGACCAACCTGACAGAATTTGTCAATGACGAACCAAAAAGTAGACACCTATCTGGCCGAAGGTTGCGGCCGCTGTTCTTACTGGCGCACACCGAAATGCAAGGTGCATAGTTGGGCAGAGCCGCTGGAAAAATTGAGGATCATTCTCCTTGATACAGAGCTTGCCGAAGACCTCAAATGGAAACAGCCCTGCTATACACTCAACGGGAATAATGTCTTGATAATGAGTGCTTTCAAAGAGTTCTGTTCGCTGAACTTCTTTAAAGGTGCACTACTGAAAGATGCTCATAATTTGTTGGTGGCACCGGGAGAGAACTCGCAGGCCATGCGCCAGTTGAGGTTTACCGATGCGCAGCAGGTAGCAGAGCAGGAGGCCGTTATCCGAGAATACATCAAACAGGCCATTGAAATTGAAAAGCAGGGACTGAAGGTTGAATTCAAG contains these protein-coding regions:
- a CDS encoding thioredoxin-dependent thiol peroxidase; this translates as MVTLKAGDKAPDFTGKDQDGNSVSLSDFKGKRVVIYFYPKDMTPGCTAQACNLGENYSELQKRGFVVIGVSADDEKRHQKFIEKYSLPFTLLADTDLKIIKAYGVWGLKKFMGKEYDGIHRTTFVIGTDGKLEAVITKVNTKDHTAQILEELGEK
- the recA gene encoding recombinase RecA; the protein is MAKDEKAEKLKALQMAMDKLEKAHGKGAIMRMGDSAVEDVEVIPSGSIGLDIALGIGGYPKGRIIEIYGPESSGKTTLAIHAIAEAQKKGGIAAMIDAEHAFDRFYAQSLGVDIDNLLISQPDNGEQALEIAENLIRSGAIDIIVIDSVAALTPRSEIEGEMGDSKVGLQARLMSQALRKLTGTISKTGAVCIFINQLREKIGVMFGNPETTTGGNALKFYSSVRLDIRRAGQIKSGEDTTGNRVRVKVVKNKVAPPFRKAEFDIMYGEGISKVGEIIDLGVDHGIVKKSGSWFSYSETRLGQGRDAVKELLLDNPELMEELEGKIKDSITGKVPVAE
- a CDS encoding tetratricopeptide repeat protein, which gives rise to MRRALLVVSIALLGFGCDTSTKEANQESVEEVSAVLPGEAKLDSLTKLIEANPNDPKLLNERSKVFLEVNETNYALADVGRALMMDSTIADFYLTISDVYFRLNKPQLCLSALQKAHALQPDMLEPLYRLAQFSLYIDKFQECINYANDMLRINARDDRPFMVKSLCYSELGDTTKAIENMLEAVTLNPDNFDGYMQLGVLHYHKKDPRAEDYFRAALDIRPDDILTLYDLGLFYQDNDRLNDALRTYTHILELDSTYTNAYYNMGYIHYQYLKEYDKALENFDKAVKLNPKYHQAVYMRGLCYEAKGDVQRAKSEYSYAIQLNPDYKLAADGLTRLLSKTPK
- a CDS encoding inositol monophosphatase, translated to MAFSNQQLKDLTEKVRNVAWDAGVFILTERKVFSTKKVEAKGHNDFVSYVDKESEKLIVGRLKDILPEAGFITEEGTEHRDENPLKWVIDPLDGTTNFIHGMPLFAVSIALVSEKEPLLGVVYEMNQDEMFFGWKNGGAYLNGNRIHVSEAKTVEDSLFGTGFPYYDYHLLDQYLNLFKHLMKHSHGIRRPGSAATDLAYVAAGRFDGFYEYSLSPWDVAAGILLVREAGGTVSDFSGGDDAIFTKEIIATNPHVYKEFLELLAGFMRP
- a CDS encoding diacylglyceryl transferase, coding for MYPTLYDLVLDLTGIPIPPFKLVQSFGMMVAIAFMAASMNLAAELRRKEREGLIPSIKRLTWVGKRSTLSEKVVSGIIGFLIGYKLLGIVLDFQTVIGNPQAFILSYEGSLLGGIIGAAVSVGVRLYDDSKITLPEPQQVEMTVHPKDHVSTITILAAVFGILGAKVFHNLENWDDLMADPMNALVSFSGLSFLGGFICATAAIWYYAKKNNIPIIHLTDATLPGLMLAYGIGRLGCQLAGDGDWGIPNDAPKPDWMSWLPDWLWAYNYPNNVLGIDLKTDFAQMGYTSLTGYAYPTPLYETMMALLIFSFLWFMRKRWKVPGQLAVWYLLLSGIERLLIEQIRINNEYHILGHGITQAEIISSVMILLGLIGIIIIPKVGNKLVKY
- a CDS encoding outer membrane beta-barrel protein; translation: MKRLSLLLGFGFLFLTAVAQENEVLLLQLKAGYSPDVAFRTLQPRDKNDSGEKQAIDYRNKDEVPIYGNTAYVSACYNLNQHIGVEAGLQYALKGYQTKQHELTYGQLIDPRYGFVYNPNAGMADKVRFAYRFHYIGIPIKFNYTLGTGKTRFFGSVAVVTEFLVSSQQTAVWSYSDGSKKRNAVSSPYDFRTVNFSPQLSAGVDYRINNRMGVLVEPTFRFGAINIVDAPIRGYLWSFGLNLSYYFGL
- a CDS encoding T9SS type A sorting domain-containing protein, translating into MKNVFTLLFAVLVSTVAFGQKNACDKSGKVLVCHIPPGNPENAHEICISENGVPAHLAHGCYVGYCNPGDNTKLDGQHIDENFGDYVTVYPNPVQNVMSFEMVFPEDTKAEISIYDMRGTLVAKVFDGMADSSFIMNWNAEQLAAGIYVVRVTTPSKMHVFKMNKS